The Prionailurus bengalensis isolate Pbe53 chromosome D3, Fcat_Pben_1.1_paternal_pri, whole genome shotgun sequence DNA window CAAACACAGCTTGGCAGCTGTTTCTTTGCTGTACCAGATCAGCACCTGGGCCTTTTCTGGGTGCTGAGTCAGCTCACAGCCACCCCTCCCTGGGGAAACCTGCTGGAAAGTCAGTTCAGGCCACGGCTGCCTAGCCCAGGACTGGACAAGGTCAGGTGAGCTGAgaggccccaccccaggctctggcTCCAGGAGAAGCAGACGAAGGATGTGATTAAGGAGTGTCAGGAGGGCATGTGAGAACCGCCACAGGGACACAGACCTGGCTCAAGCCACAGGGCAGCTACTGCGCCAGGAGTACCTTCTCAAGGCCTGGCTGACGCCCAGGGTAAAGTCCGGCCCGGGCCCCACTCCAAGCCAAGAGCCCTTGGGACTGGGCAATCTCACCATACGCGTCTCGCAATAAAACCTGCGCCTGCGCCACCTTCTGCAACTGCTGCTGGAGACGGCCAGGCGGCCTGGAGCAAAAGGAGGTCAAACCCAGGTGTGGGGTGGCACAGCCAAGGCTCGCTCTGTCCACGTCGTGGTCCAGTCAGGAGCCGCCGGGCCCAAGGCTGACGCCGGGCATCGCCTTTCAGGCCACAGATCCTCATGTAGTCCCAGTCACCCCAGCGGGGACCCGTTACCAGCAAGAGGCCTTGGCCGGGTGACTCCGGCGCCGCCTGGGGTTAGAGTTCCCCCGAAACCAGCCGTCGGGCTTCAGGAggctcccccaggccctggaTCCTCCGTGGAATCGGGGGCTTGGCCCGTGCGGAGTCACACCAGCCCTAAAGCAGCCCTCAGAACCCAGCGTCTTGTCAGAGCAGAGTCCCGGAGAGCGGGGCCACCGGATTTCCCTCGGGACCAGGCCTCCCGGTCTCTCTCCGGGCAGGGCCTGTGAGGCTGGGGCCCGCGTCTGGGGTCCGTCCAGAAAcaggccccccaccccggcgACCTCAGGGCTGGGCCCGGCTCCTGAGCCACTGGCTCCTCAGCGCCCTCACCTCCTGCCCATACCACTCGTGTAGCCGGGCAAAGGAGGCCGCGTGGAGGGGCCCGTTGGGCGCCGAGGCCCGCCGccgggggggcaggggcgggggcacgGGGCCAGGCCGCGCGCCGGCGGGGGGCTCGGCGCTCCACACGGCACAGCCGTTCTCCTTGGGCGGGAGCGCGCGGGGCCGGCGCGGGGGCAGCGGGCAGCCCCCCGCCCGCACGGCCGCCAGCTGCTGCTCCAGCTCGCGCACCACGAGCCGCAGGTAGTCGAAGCTGGCCCGCGACAGCGCCTTCACCCAGCCCTCCATGGCGGCCTGGCTCTCGGCGGCCAGCACGTAGGTGCGGGCCCGGGCGCCCGCGAAGCGCACGGCGAAGGCGAACTCCTCGGCGGCCTCCACCAGCTCCACCGTGCAGCCCTCCAGGATGATGACGCCCACGGGCTCGCGGCTGGCCGCGTCCTCGAAGTAGAAGAGCATGTTGCCGCGCAGCACGAACCAGCGGCGGTGGTAGGCCGCGTGCCGGCCGCCCTTCTTGTACAGGAAGCCCGCGTTGTCCACCGGGGCGTCGCAGGTGGCGTAGAAGGCCAGGCTGCGCTCGTTCAGCTTCATggcggcgggggccggggccTGTCCCCAACCAGCACAGCGGTTACTCACGCGGCCGGCCGCCGCCACCGGGTCACCCGCCCCCGCGCGGCCTGGCTGCCACCCTCCACGCCCCTCTTGCGCAGGCGAGGACGCTGAGGCTCCCCGGGCAGAGGCGGCCTGCCCGGGCTCACACAGCTCTTCAGGAGCAGAGCCAGGGCCCAAACCCTGACCAGGCCCAGAGGCCACCTCCAAAAGAATACTGTGGATGACTAGCGCATGCCAGGCGTTTTAcagatattaactcatttaatctcgCAGCAAACCTCAGCTAGCAGGGACTAGCATCACCCCTGTTTGACCGGCGGGGGAACAAAGGACAGAGAGGTTAGTCACTAGCAGAAGGGCACAAAGCAAGTTGGGCGAAActgaaattcaaacccaggcctcgGTTCAGGCACTGCTGTTTTCATCATCCCCTGAAACCAGACCGGCTGTCTCTCCGTGGTCCCTTTCAGGTCCCAGCTCTGCTTTCATAACTCAGCTTTGACTTGCCTGGCCACGAAATGGGGATTTGAACGGAACCTATTTCAGAGGGCTGCAGAGACTCCATTCATcagacatttattaagcacctactatgtgccaggtactgttccagGCACTAGGAATAGAGCAGGAACAAGATCACTGCCCTTGTGGTACTGACATGCTGGTGGCAGGTGAGGAGGCCAGACAATTAACCAACAGGTGAAATGTCTGCCAGATGGTCTTCAGTGCTGTAGAAAATACATTGCAGGGAAGGGGCCAGGGTTTTAGGGACAAAAGGAATGTTTGATTTTAATGAGAGTCAGGAGAGTACTGAGAAGTAacatctgagcagagacctgaagaagGTGAGGGACATAccaggctgagggaacagcaagtgcaaaggccctgaggtaggcaCCTGCTGCTGTGCttgaggaacagccaggaggccgGTGAGACCAGAGCAGAGtgaggaaagggagaggcagaaaaggcTGTTATGAAATGATCCAGGTAAAGGGGACAGGGCTTGGCCCACACTtacagggaggggatggggagagcaTCGTGTACTCACTTAAAGCAGAGGACTCTAATTCTATACATTTGGCCCAGTGATTTTTATATACTTCCCTGAAAGAGTACATGATGGGGGCAACATTGGCCAGACAGGACTTATTGGGAGGTGGACTGTGGGCCCCCAAGGTGGCCATACCTTCCCTGGGGGTTTTCCATGGCCACTTCATTGGGGCTTCTGTATAGGACAGTAGCTAtatttttcaagagacagagcatgtaaaGTCCCTGGATTGCAGAAGGTGCTCAATTAACATTCATTCCCCAGCCTGGGTGTTGCCTTACTCAGGGCTTGGAAGAATGAGGTATGGCTGGTGACTCTCCTGGGAGCATCTGGCCATAGTGGGGCCAAGCCAGGCAACCAGAGCAGAGGGGGCAATTGCTTCCAACTGAATCCACCTCATCTAACTTGCCTGGGCAGTcaaggaaagcttcctggaagaggcaacACAAGCTATGACTGACCTAGCAGCAGGGCCAAGGCCAGAGGCCCTGAAGGCTCAGGGTGTTTAATCCCTGCTCTGCCTACCTGACAGACTGCAGACACAGGCTGCCCtgctctaagcctcagtttctctctctgcaaAACAGGACTCATGCATTCTACCCAACACCCCAACAACTCCATGTGGACCCTGGCTCCATTTCTCACAGGAACCACCCACCCTACTTGCCCCCATCTCCCTCCTACCTCTCAGGCCACCGCttgcctccctgccctctgcccagtCTGGTCTCGGCTTGCTCTTCTCTGGGTTCAAATGTCAGCTCTGTAGTGTCCAGGATGCGTGACCCCGGGCAAGCATTAAGCTTCTCTGGGCCTTTGTTtccacatctgaaaaatgggatcATAACAGCACCTAAGTCAGGGTGTTGTGACAGTGGCATAGTGACTATGTAGAAGGCACAGAGTATGGTGCCCGGCACACAGCACACACTCAGCAGTGGTAGCTGTAGACATTCTTCGCAGCCTTGCCAAATGCTCTCCTCAGCACTCCGTCTCAGCAAATGGCTTTAGCTTCTCCCCTCACCGCCACTCTGCACCCATCAGGCCCAGTTGATTCCCACCCCCCGCAACCTCTTCCAAATCAGTGGCCTAATCTCTGCCCTCTACCACCTCCCCACTCTAGGTCTCTATTGTCACTCGCCCCGACAGCTGCAGTCACCtcctgtctccctgcttccacactTGCCCCTTCCCTGTCTGTGTTCTTCAAGGTAAGAGCCAAACTCCCTCCTAggcccctcccctgaccccactATAATCCATTCCCCACAGAGGGATCCTGTTAAGATAAGTCCAACCACACCCCTCCTCCACTATAAACTCTCCCATGGCTCCCTACTTGTCCCAGTATTAAATTTGGTCCTCCCCATGGCCTCCAagttcccctcccctgcctctctcccccttgctcatTCAGCTCCAGCCacctggcctccttgctgttcctcaaacacagcagCCTTTGCCCCTCTGTCTGGACTGCCTTTCTCCTAGCTTCACACGGCTGACTTCTCATCCTTCAGTTTCAGCTTGACCatcacctcctcagggaagcaGTCCCTGACCACCCTGTACACatgagcccccacccccatcccccgtCACTCTCCTGTACGCCAACCTGAAATTACCTGGGTTGTCTTTGCCTGTTCTAGGAGGGCAGAGGGCTTTTTGCCTGGattccagtgcctggcatgtagttgGTGCTcaaatacctgttgaatgaatCAGACGATTATCTTCTGAAACCCCTCAGAAGGGATCTTCTGATCCCTCCCATAAGAAGGGATCTATTCCTCAACCTGCACACATAGGTGTGGAAAATGGAGAccgagaggtgaagtaacttgccaaagCCACAATGCTATACCCAGAGTCATATGCTCTAGGCAACCAGCACAAAGGGGCTGATCTTGGGGTCTCCTCACCCCATTGACAGCCAAGGAAGAGCAATTTACCTGATGCTCAGCAGCCCTCCTCCCGCTACTGCCCAAATGGGGCCAGCCTGGCCCAAGGTCACCAGCCAACCCTTGCCTCCTCCAGCCCAGCTAAAAGCGAGAGGGAAAGAAGCAGCAGGGGTGTGGGCTCTGGCCTCTGGGAGGTTCTGGTCACGCATTTATCTCCTCACactcatgctgttttccaggaaGTTCAGAGTCCGCTATGGGCACTGCTGTTGATTCAACAGCCCATGGCCAGGCAGGAAGCTAGAGGGAGTCTGGCCTCCCTCTGGTTCCAGGGCCAAGCTGTCCCCTCGGCTTAAGACTGTCACTTCACTTTcgccagcctcagtttcttcatctgccaaCTAGGCTGTGGAGTGGGTCCAATGGGCTAGAACGAGGAACACCCACTGGCAAACTATGGGAAAGGCACCAAAAGCACTGCCTCAGTGAGTCAGGCTGAgcctcacttataaaatgagaatattaatatCCATCCCTCTGGGAAGGAGTGAATAAATCCTGATGAGCCATTCTGCAAAATGTTTAGCAGGTAGTGAGCATTCAGGAAAGATGCTGTCCAAATGGCAAATAATTAGCTCAAGGTCTCCAGGGACACAGCTGACCCAGAACCCAGGACTCTGGGGAAATTGAGGCATGACAATTTGGCACACAATTCAAGAAGCCAGACCGCAGGTGCTGAGACTGAATCCAGCTGCCACAAGTGTCCCCTAACAGTGGGCATGGGGGACAGGGTGTGGCAGCTACAGGCAGAAAAAAAGTGCAGAGAACCCTGAAGGGCGCCTGACCAGCGCTTCCCCGAGCAGGGCCACAGGGACGCCAGGACCCCCGCCCCAGGCTCTAGGCTGCCCCGCTGGTTCTCCAGGTCTGGCACTGTTCCCGGCTGCCCTCTGTCCCTTTGTGTCTGGTGTGTCCCTTAAAGAACATCCAGAGCCCCAGATGAGGTGGTCAACGGCAGAAGGTGGGAGCCAGAGTTCCGCCAGAGGCGGAGGCCCCTTATGGGGCGGGGGATCACCGGCCAAGTTCGGCCCGGGCAGCTGGGATCCCTAATGGGTAAATTACCAGTGACGTGGAATCGCAAATGAGCAGCTGTCCAGCAGAGGTCTCCCCAGACGGCCGGGGGACCCCGAGGCCCACGACGGCCCGAGCCCGGTCCCGCGTCCCCTTGCAGGGCCGCCCGTAGGTCCCCCCACCAGGCCGGCCTTACCTCGCGGAGCAACCTagggaggcggcggcggcagcgggacGGGATAAGCGGGGCCAAAGGCGACCCGGCCATGGCCCGGGACCCGctcggtggcggcggcggcggcgctttGTCTCCGGGGCCGCCCGGCCGGCGCAGCCGCGGGAGAGCGCCACTCGGACGGAAGGAGGCGGGGACAGCCGGACTGTCCGCGACC harbors:
- the PHETA1 gene encoding sesquipedalian-1; amino-acid sequence: MKLNERSLAFYATCDAPVDNAGFLYKKGGRHAAYHRRWFVLRGNMLFYFEDAASREPVGVIILEGCTVELVEAAEEFAFAVRFAGARARTYVLAAESQAAMEGWVKALSRASFDYLRLVVRELEQQLAAVRAGGCPLPPRRPRALPPKENGCAVWSAEPPAGARPGPVPPPLPPRRRASAPNGPLHAASFARLHEWYGQEVRALRSQWLRSRAQP